One Drosophila subpulchrella strain 33 F10 #4 breed RU33 unplaced genomic scaffold, RU_Dsub_v1.1 Primary Assembly Seq34, whole genome shotgun sequence genomic region harbors:
- the LOC119559709 gene encoding uncharacterized protein LOC119559709 isoform X1: MEKKTQKPRQKRLQEFNSEEKVRLIQAVEERPVLWDLVHKKHFDAVFMKRTWEEIALVMDKDYNSCKLAWKSLRDSLKYHNKVRKQKSGSAGGDLLEKPSGKECAEWEFAPYMDFLPDVSSQRSRTTSSAISDEISIEDWTLDSTTISYLQLKRSWRPRYRMRYPRNYIPTEEEKSHPQRSESWMVMAHQPWPCVTCWGNSCSISGTTPLFQGPY, translated from the exons atggaaaaaaaaactcaaaaaCCACGCCAAAAACGTCTTCAAGAGTTTAATTCTGAGGAAAAAGTGCGCTTAATTCAAGCTGTGGAGGAGCGCCCAGTGTTGTGGGACTTGGTCCACAAAAAGCATTTCGATGCTGTGTTTATGAAGAGAACCTGGGAGGAGATTGCGCTGGTCATGGACAAAGATT ATAATAGTTGCAAGCTGGCTTGGAAGTCCCTGCGGGACAGCCTCAAGTATCACAACAAGGTCAGAAAGCAGAAGAGtggaagtgctggaggagatctaCTGGAGAAGCCCAGTGGAAAGGAGTGTGCCGAGTGGGAGTTCGCTCCGTACATGGACTTCTTGCCGGACGTATCCTCGCAAAGAAG cagaaccaccagtagtGCGATCTCAGACGAGATCTCCATTGAAGACTGGACACTGGACTCCACCACAATCAGCTATTTGCAGCtgaagcggagctggaggccGCGCTACAGGATGAGGTACCCGAGGAATTATATACCTAC ggaggaggaaaaaagCCACCCCCAAAGAAGCGAAAGCTGGATGGTGATGGCTCACCAGCCGTGGCCATGTGTAACATGCTGGGGGaattcctgcagcatcagcgggaCAACACCACTGTTTCAAGGCCCATATTGA
- the LOC119559709 gene encoding uncharacterized protein LOC119559709 isoform X2 has translation MEKKTQKPRQKRLQEFNSEEKVRLIQAVEERPVLWDLVHKKHFDAVFMKRTWEEIALVMDKDYNSCKLAWKSLRDSLKYHNKVRKQKSGSAGGDLLEKPSGKECAEWEFAPYMDFLPDVSSQRRTTSSAISDEISIEDWTLDSTTISYLQLKRSWRPRYRMRYPRNYIPTEEEKSHPQRSESWMVMAHQPWPCVTCWGNSCSISGTTPLFQGPY, from the exons atggaaaaaaaaactcaaaaaCCACGCCAAAAACGTCTTCAAGAGTTTAATTCTGAGGAAAAAGTGCGCTTAATTCAAGCTGTGGAGGAGCGCCCAGTGTTGTGGGACTTGGTCCACAAAAAGCATTTCGATGCTGTGTTTATGAAGAGAACCTGGGAGGAGATTGCGCTGGTCATGGACAAAGATT ATAATAGTTGCAAGCTGGCTTGGAAGTCCCTGCGGGACAGCCTCAAGTATCACAACAAGGTCAGAAAGCAGAAGAGtggaagtgctggaggagatctaCTGGAGAAGCCCAGTGGAAAGGAGTGTGCCGAGTGGGAGTTCGCTCCGTACATGGACTTCTTGCCGGACGTATCCTCGCAAAGAAG aaccaccagtagtGCGATCTCAGACGAGATCTCCATTGAAGACTGGACACTGGACTCCACCACAATCAGCTATTTGCAGCtgaagcggagctggaggccGCGCTACAGGATGAGGTACCCGAGGAATTATATACCTAC ggaggaggaaaaaagCCACCCCCAAAGAAGCGAAAGCTGGATGGTGATGGCTCACCAGCCGTGGCCATGTGTAACATGCTGGGGGaattcctgcagcatcagcgggaCAACACCACTGTTTCAAGGCCCATATTGA